A stretch of Vairimorpha necatrix chromosome 2, complete sequence DNA encodes these proteins:
- a CDS encoding putative SP-containing protein, with the protein MIAMLLSLFYIQSNSVNRSNVTNLSICENVAKLSIKPCSFSTFRENFTNLQLISSEIKPSRKNYEIYTAEKEYGICSEHFFCMIKELCEKKLNELKKEK; encoded by the coding sequence ATGATTGCAATGCTCCtaagtttattttacatACAATCAAATTCTGTAAATAGATCGAATGTTACGAATTTATCAATATGTGAAAACGTCGCGAAATTATCAATTAAACCATGTAGTTTTTCGACATTTCGAGAAAACTTTACAAATTTACAACTTATATCAAGTGAAATTAAGCCAAGTCGgaaaaattatgaaatttatacagCCGAAAAGGAATATGGAATCTGTAGTGAGCACTTTTTTTGCATGATTAAAGAGTTatgtgaaaaaaaattaaatgaattaaaaaaagaaaaataa
- a CDS encoding putative SP-containing protein: MILKHFLLVLDFQKVKTHPTTKGKNYDAEVKNEKITKIKIENDNCHEQLFFTNHNQIFDNYNNSQAEAIAKVFF; the protein is encoded by the coding sequence ATGATTTtgaaacattttttattagttcTGGATTTCCAGAAAGTCAAAACTCATCCCACAACCAAgggaaaaaattatgacgCGGaagttaaaaatgaaaaaattactaaaataaaaatagagAATGATAATTGCCATgaacaattattttttacaaaccataatcaaatatttgataattataataattcgCAAGCAGAAGCAATAgctaaagtttttttttga
- a CDS encoding putative SP-containing protein, with product MILLYNFINFARCNRSDYIEEYILENKPYDYVSIIPQNDAEYFRPYDELQKNLEKNQVDCKYMKSDFSLEKNTLESSRQILYDPIIIIKFYLTKCQNKINEFKILMGKEIVLKKRSQIRIEKRIEKEARIKNYYKKLEDLKFDDLCLNAKFQLKIIKKSLKDYNTPIEIDNILIGVMKLIKHFLKIYEMKKDLTGCEYLCTQSVEIHRFNIKIYSAFDYIPMIDTFEKMKTGLGLYRYENEIIKKKTELKVKELQEILYNIIFKITEGRKVYNKIIQIYKK from the coding sequence ATGATTCtgctttataattttataaattttgctCGATGTAATAGAAGCGATTACATAGAAGAATACATACTAGAGAACAAACCATATGATTATGTATCTATAATACCTCAAAATGATGCAGAATACTTTCGACCATATGATGAgcttcaaaaaaatttagaaaaaaatcagGTTGATTGTAAATATATGAAATCAGATTTTtcattagaaaaaaatacctTAGAAAGTAGTAgacaaattttatatgacCCAATCATTATAATCAAATTCTATCTAACTAAatgtcaaaataaaattaatgaatttaaaatattaatgggaaaagaaattgtattaaaaaaaagatcaCAAATAAGAATTGAAAAACGAATAGAAAAGGAAGCAcgcattaaaaattattataaaaaactagaagatttaaaatttgatgATTTATGCCTAAATGCTAAATTTCAattaaagataataaaaaaatcactGAAGGACTACAATACGCCAATCGAAATCGATAATATACTAATTGGGGTTATGAAGCTTatcaaacattttttaaaaatttatgaaatgaaaaaagatttaacgGGATGCGAATATTTATGTACTCAAAGTGTAGAGATACatagatttaatataaaaatatattctgCATTTGATTATATACCAATGATTGACACctttgaaaaaatgaaaactGGATTAGGATTATATAGATAcgaaaatgaaattataaaaaagaagacaGAGCTAAAAGTAAAGGAACTccaagaaattttatataatattatatttaaaataactGAAGGAAGAAAAgtctataataaaataatccAGATATACAAAAAGTAA